The window TGATCACGCCGATCTTCGCGCGGCTGCCCGGGTCGCGGGCGGCAGCCTTGATCTCGATGATGCCGTCGTAGATTTCGGGCACTTCCTGCGCGAACAGTTTCTTCATGAAGTCGGGGTGCGCGCGGCTGAGGAAGATCTGCGGACCGCGGTTGTTGCGTTCCACCTTGGTGATGAGCGCGCGGACACGCTCGCCGACACGGGCGGCTTCGCGCGGGATCTGCTGGTCGCGGCGGATGACGCCTTCGGCACGGCCAAGGTTGACGATCACGTGGCCGAATTCGACCGACTTGATCACGCCGGTGATGACTTCGCCGGCGCGGTCCTGGAATTCGTTGAACTGGCGCTCACGCTCGGCATCGCGGACCTTCTGGAAGATCACCTGCTTGGCCGACTGCGCGTCGATACGGCCGAGGTCGACCGGCGGCAGCGGATCGACGATGAAGTCGCCGACCTTGGCATTGGCGTCGAGCTTGGCGGCCTGCTTCAGGTCCACCTGCTTGAAGTAGTCCTCGACCTCTTCGACGACCTCGACGACGCGCCACAGGCGCAGGTCGCCGGTCTGCGGGTCGAGTTTTGCACGGATGTCGTTTTCCGCGCCGTAACGGTTGCGGGCCGACTTCTGGATCGCTTCTTCCATCGCCTCGATGACGATGGACTTGTCGATCATCTTTTCCGAAGCAACCGCGTTCGCGATCGCGAGGAGTTCTGCCTTGTTGGCGGAAATGGCACTGGCCATCAGTCGTCTGCCTTTTCTTCTTCGATGTCTTCGGCACCGCTCGTGTCGAGCGGCTGGGTGGCGGCGATGAGCGCGTCGGTCAGGACGAGCTTCGCGGAATGGATTTCTTCGAGCGGGAGCGATACTTCGCCCGCCTTGGTATCGACGATCGTCACGCGGCCGTCTTGGAGGCCCTTGAGGTCGCCCTTGTAGGTGCGCTGACCGTCATAGCCCTTGACCATGGAGATCTTGGCTTCGTGCCCGGCCCAGTTGGCGTAATCCTTGGGACGGGTGAGCGGCCGGTCGATGCCGGGCGAGCTGACTTCGAGGTGATAGGCGCCTTCGATCAGCACCTCGCCCTGCTCCTCCAGCTCGTCGATCCGGTCGGACACACGGCGCGAAAGCGCGGCGCACTGGTCGATCACCAGCTGGCCGGTCGCCGGGTCTTCCGCCATGATCTGCAGAGCCTGCCCGCCGTCGCCGGCTTCCGAAGGCATCATCTTCACGCGCACGAGATCGAAACCCAGCGCCTTGGCTTCGGGTTCGATGACTTCGTTCAAGCGTGCAAGATCGGCCATTCGGTCTCCGGTTACGGTTTCATTGCGACACTGGCGTTGCGACAAAGGGTTTTCGGCCGGCCCCTTTCGGCGCCAGCCCCACTCTGTCATCGACAATGTCGGGATTAGGGGCAGATAGGCGCAGGGACCGCGTAAATCAAGCGCAAAGAGAAAGGGCCCGGCGTGAACCGGGCCCTTCCCATTTTCCGATTGGCGGTCGACCTTACTGGACGACGCCGATCACGTCGGAGTTGCCGTCCGGATCGCCGTTGACGCGGCCACCGTTGCCGACAGCACCCTGCAGCAGGATGCCGGCGAGGTGCGGCGTTGCCATCGAGGTGCCGCTGATGGTGTTGTAGCCGCTGCCGGTCCAGGTCGACTTGATCGACGAACCCGGCTCCGCATAGTCGACCGGCGGGTTGCCGTAGTTCGAGAAGCTCGACCAGTTGTCACCGATCGCGAAGGACGAGACGGTGTAGACGTTCGGGCCGTTGGCACGGGCCGGTGAGTGGTTGTTCGCATCGTCACGCTCGTTGCCTGCTGCCAGGGCGAAGCGGACACCGCCAGCTGCGGCTGCGATGACTGCATTGTCGAGCGTGGTGCTGACACCGCCGCCAAGGCTCATGTTGGCAACGTCGCCCGGACGGCCAAACTGCGCCACGTAGTCGATGCCGGCGACGACGCCCGAGGTCGAGCCCGAGCCGCGGCGGTCGAGCACACGGACCGAAACGACCGGCGCACCCGGTGCAACGCCGATGACGCCGATGCTGTTGTCGATGGCTGCGATCGTGCCGGCGACGTGCGTACCGTGGCCGTTCTCGTCATTGGCATCGCCGCGCGAGAGGAAGCTGGCCGAACGCGCAACGTCGACGTTGAGATCGGGGTGGTCGAGCTGGATGCCGCTGTCGATGACCCATGCAGTGGCGAAGTTACCGGCGCCGCCGCCGTTGACGCGGGCGATGCCCCAGGGCGTTTCCTGCGCAGGCTGCGTGCCGCCGCCACCGCCGGGCTTGCCGCGACTCTGGACGCCGATAGCCGTGATGACCTGGTCCTGCTCG of the Qipengyuania gaetbuli genome contains:
- the rimP gene encoding ribosome maturation protein RimP, translating into MADLARLNEVIEPEAKALGFDLVRVKMMPSEAGDGGQALQIMAEDPATGQLVIDQCAALSRRVSDRIDELEEQGEVLIEGAYHLEVSSPGIDRPLTRPKDYANWAGHEAKISMVKGYDGQRTYKGDLKGLQDGRVTIVDTKAGEVSLPLEEIHSAKLVLTDALIAATQPLDTSGAEDIEEEKADD
- a CDS encoding S8 family serine peptidase, which produces MKAKTLAALAALPMLALAAPAQAQQAGDKIANSYICVFDKTVSRGNAKAEAMRAAQAEGAQIKHVYSVAVKGFAVNAAPQAVENMQRKNANIAYCEQDQVITAIGVQSRGKPGGGGGTQPAQETPWGIARVNGGGAGNFATAWVIDSGIQLDHPDLNVDVARSASFLSRGDANDENGHGTHVAGTIAAIDNSIGVIGVAPGAPVVSVRVLDRRGSGSTSGVVAGIDYVAQFGRPGDVANMSLGGGVSTTLDNAVIAAAAGGVRFALAAGNERDDANNHSPARANGPNVYTVSSFAIGDNWSSFSNYGNPPVDYAEPGSSIKSTWTGSGYNTISGTSMATPHLAGILLQGAVGNGGRVNGDPDGNSDVIGVVQ